One stretch of Hevea brasiliensis isolate MT/VB/25A 57/8 chromosome 12, ASM3005281v1, whole genome shotgun sequence DNA includes these proteins:
- the LOC131171422 gene encoding root phototropism protein 2-like: MATPQRRNSRLSIALERTGQWVFSQKIPIDIVVEVGEANFALHKFMLAAKSNYIRKLIMESTEQDLTRINLSDIPGGPEMFEKAAKFCYGVNFEITIQNVAALRCAAEYLQMTDLYSDNNLAGRTEDFLGQVALSSLSGAIVALKSCEDLLPLSEDLKIVQRCLDVISVKACNEANFPSRSPPNWWTEELTILGIEFVGKIICAMKKRGAKALTLARALITYTERNLQDLVRDHSSNGTKSSDFDDSDIRSHQRKLIQSIVSLMPSEIGAFPINFLCCLLRSAIFLQASNSCKNELEKRISVILERVTVGDLLVLSFTYDGERLFDLESVKRIISGFVEKEKTMAVFIGGDFKDNFSPAMQRVTKTVDAYLGEIASYVEFIISKFIGISILVPKGARKVDDDLYRAIDIYLKAHPNIDEIEREKLCSVMDPLKLSYEGRLHASQNKRLPVQVALHALCYDQLKLRSGVDERSTPEAGVGNTRDHLRKDVSLIKENEALRLELMKMKLLMSDMQKNNNNQGASSKRGPWKKPTFFSSLSKTLGKLNPFRNGSKDTSHIDESVEVGNTTPRRRRFSIS, from the exons ATGGCTACCCCTCAAAGACGCAACAGCCGGCTCTCTATTGCCTTGGAAAGAACCGGCCAATG GGTGTTTTCTCAAAAAATTCCAATAGATATTGTAGTTGAAGTTGGAGAAGCCAATTTCGCTCTCCACAAG TTCATGCTGGCGGCAAAGAGCAATTACATAAGGAAGTTGATAATGGAATCAACAGAACAAGACCTGACAAGAATCAATCTCTCTGATATACCAGGAGGCCCTGAGATGTTTGAGAAAGCTGCAAAATTCTGCTACGGAGTAAACtttgaaatcaccattcaaaaTGTTGCTGCTCTTCGCTGCGCTGCTGAGTACCTACAGATGACTGATTTGTACAGCGACAATAACCTCGCAGGTCGCACAGAAGATTTCCTTGGTCAGGTTGCCTTGTCTAGCCTCTCTGGAGCTATTGTCGCCTTGAAATCTTGCGAAGATCTCCTTCCCTTGTCTGAAGATCTTAAAATAGTTCAGAGGTGCCTAGATGTTATCAGCGTTAAG GCCTGTAACGAAGCAAACTTTCCAAGCCGGTCGCCTCCTAATTGGTGGACGGAGGAGCTGACGATTTTAGGTATAGAATTTGTGGGGAAAATCATTTGTGCAATGAAAAAACGGGGAGCGAAAGCACTAACTCTAGCCAGAGCTCTCATAACTTACACAGAGAGAAATCTTCAAGATCTTGTTCGAGATCACTCCAGCAACGGCACCAAGTCCTCGGATTTTGACGACTCCGATATTAGGAGCCACCAGCGGAAGCTTATACAATCTATAGTCTCTCTCATGCCTTCTGAGATAGGTGCTttcccaatcaacttcctctgcTGCCTTCTCCGGTCTGCAATCTTCCTCCAAGCCTCCAACTCCTGCAAGAACGAGCTGGAAAAACGAATCTCGGTGATATTAGAGCGTGTGACGGTGGGCGATCTTCTGGTTTTGTCTTTCACTTATGACGGTGAGAGACTGTTTGATCTAGAGAGCGTGAAGAGGATCATATCAGGGTTCGTGGAGAAGGAGAAGACCATGGCTGTCTTCATCGGTGGCGATTTCAAGGATAATTTTTCCCCAGCGATGCAGAGAGTTACGAAAACCGTAGACGCCTATCTTGGCGAGATCGCCAGCTATGTAGAATTCATTATCTCCAAATTTATTGgaatttccattctggtacccaAAGGAGCTAGGAAGGTCGATGATGATCTCTACCGCGCCATTGATATCTATCTGAag GCTCATCCGAACATCGATGAGATAGAGCGAGAGAAGTTGTGCAGTGTAATGGACCCATTAAAGCTTTCCTACGAAGGTCGACTTCATGCTTCACAAAACAAACGGTTGCCTGTACAGGTTGCTTTGCATGCCCTATGCTACGATCAGCTGAAGCTAAGAAGCGGGGTAGATGAACGCAGCACCCCAGAAGCTGGCGTTGGAAATACGAGAGATCACTTGCGGAAGGATGTGTCTCTGATCAAGGAGAACGAGGCTTTGCGGTTGGAGctcatgaagatgaagcttcttATGTCAGATATGCAGAAGAACAACAATAATCAAGGGGCATCTAGCAAGCGTGGCCCTTGGAAGAAGCCCACCTTCTTCTCATCACTGTCCAAGACTTTGGGGAAGTTGAATCCTTTCAGAAATGGGTCTAAGGATACTTCTCATATTGATGAGAGTGTGGAAGTGGGCAATACCACGCCAAGGAGGAGAAGGTTCTCTATTTCTTGA